The window TATAATAGTTATACGTCTTTGATAAAAAAGGAGGATTTACTATGTCGGAAACAACTATTAATATTGATGGTATGAGCTGCCAGCATTGTGTGATGAGTGTTAAAAAGGCAATAGGAGCGCTTAAAGGGGTTGAACAGTCGGACGTGGCTGTGGGAAACGCTGTTGTTAAGTATGATGATTCCCAGGTAAAAAAGGAAGAAATTGAAGCCGCTATAGAGAAGGTTGGATTTAAAGTGAAAAAATGATTTAAGTGAACGTAAAAGACAATCCGTAAGTTTTATAAAAGTTAATCAGCACAAATTGATCAGTATACCTTCAGGCTAATCCTGCGGGTTAATTCTTACAGTTTTTAATAAGTTGCAAACGGTTATCGGTTGTAAATTAATGTTGTTTCAAGTACAATATCATCCATGAAAAAAGTGCTTATTATCGATGACGAAAAGGCTATTCTGGATAGTCTTTCATCCATTCTTGAAGATGAGGGCTTCCAGGTCTTTAAGACAGCAGATGTCAATGAGGGTCTTACTATATTCGATCAGGAAAAACCCGGGGTAGTTATTCTTGATGTGTGGATGCCGGAGATGGATGGTTTGCAGGTGCTGAAAAAGATCAAAAAAAAGGATCAGGATGCCATTGTAATTGTCATT of the Pseudomonadota bacterium genome contains:
- a CDS encoding cation transporter, with translation MSETTINIDGMSCQHCVMSVKKAIGALKGVEQSDVAVGNAVVKYDDSQVKKEEIEAAIEKVGFKVKK